A DNA window from Rhizobium jaguaris contains the following coding sequences:
- a CDS encoding DUF917 domain-containing protein, with protein MGRVLVAKDVEAAVKGGSVYAAGGGGWADHGRMLGYAAVNVGKPELVSIDELNDNDWIATAAAIGAPASTTPWEMQGIDYVKAVQLLQDELGEKLSGLIIGQNGRSSTLNGWLPSAILGTKVVDAVGDIRAHPTGDMGSIGMAGSPEQMIQTAVGGNRAENRYIELVVKGATAKISPILRAASDQSGGFIASCRNPLRASYVRTHAALGGISMALSLGEAIIEAEKKGGSAVIDAICKTTGGHILAEGTIGKKDVVYTKEAFDIGTIAVGSGEKAVTMHVMNEYMAIENANGKRLATFPSVITTLSPEGEPLSVGQLHEGMHVFILHVPMDIIPLSASVLDPTVYPSVEKAMGIEIAKYALAGKKG; from the coding sequence ATGGGACGCGTACTCGTTGCCAAGGATGTGGAAGCGGCCGTCAAGGGCGGCTCGGTTTATGCGGCGGGCGGCGGCGGCTGGGCCGATCATGGGCGCATGCTCGGCTATGCTGCCGTCAATGTCGGCAAGCCGGAGCTGGTGTCGATCGACGAACTCAATGACAACGACTGGATCGCGACGGCAGCCGCCATCGGCGCGCCGGCGTCCACCACGCCCTGGGAGATGCAGGGCATCGATTACGTCAAGGCCGTGCAGCTGCTGCAAGACGAGCTCGGCGAAAAGCTCTCCGGCCTGATCATCGGCCAGAACGGCCGGTCCTCGACGCTGAACGGCTGGCTGCCGTCGGCCATTCTCGGAACAAAGGTCGTGGATGCCGTCGGCGACATCCGCGCGCACCCGACGGGCGATATGGGCTCGATCGGTATGGCCGGTTCGCCTGAGCAGATGATCCAGACCGCTGTCGGCGGCAACCGCGCCGAGAATCGCTATATCGAGCTGGTCGTGAAGGGCGCAACGGCGAAGATATCGCCGATCCTGCGCGCCGCCTCCGACCAATCCGGCGGCTTCATCGCCTCCTGCCGGAATCCGCTGCGCGCTTCCTATGTTCGCACGCATGCCGCCCTTGGCGGCATCTCCATGGCGCTGTCGCTCGGCGAAGCGATCATCGAGGCGGAAAAGAAGGGTGGCAGCGCCGTCATAGACGCCATCTGTAAGACCACCGGCGGCCATATCCTCGCCGAAGGCACCATCGGCAAAAAGGATGTGGTCTATACCAAGGAAGCCTTCGACATCGGCACGATCGCGGTGGGTTCTGGCGAGAAGGCCGTCACCATGCATGTGATGAACGAATATATGGCGATCGAGAATGCCAACGGTAAGCGCCTGGCAACATTCCCCTCGGTCATCACCACGCTGTCGCCGGAGGGCGAGCCCTTGAGCGTCGGTCAACTACATGAGGGCATGCACGTCTTCATCCTGCATGTGCCGATGGATATCATTCCGCTTTCGGCCAGCGTGCTGGATCCGACCGTCTATCCGTCTGTCGAAAAGGCGATGGGTATCGAGATCGCCAAATACGCGCTGGCCGGCAAGAAGGGCTGA
- a CDS encoding urocanate hydratase has protein sequence MPKANPRHPKFPIPGGPELRAKGWRQEALLRLLENVLSVGEDPDNLVVYAALGKAARNWAAHKGIVKALTEMEEDQTLLIQSGKPIGLVRTHAKAPLVIMANCNIVGQWAKAEVFYELQRKGLICWGGLTAGAWQYIGSQGVIQGTYEIFMRIAERRFGGDLLGRFVLTAGLGGMGGAQPLAGRMAGAAILCVDIDAERAKKRQQIGYLQEIAPDIDSALAMIDAAVKEKSALSVGLVGNAAEIYPEIARRGIVPDIVTDQTSAHDLVYGYVPKGMNLQQVKDLRDDGQGQLMAASRASIVEHVKAMLDFQKKGSEVFDNGNLIRTQAKEGGVANAFDIPIFTEAYLRPLFARAIGPFRWMALSGEESDIARIDDLLLEMFPDNKIITNWIRLAREHVPFEGLPARIAWLGHGERTELARRVNELVASGELNGPIAFSRDHLDAGAMAHPNIMTERMKDGSDAIADWPLIDAMMLCSSMADLVVVHSGGGGYAGYMTSCGVTVVADGTPAADERLDHALTNDTALGVMRYADAGYEEALDEVAKKDVPYIRLG, from the coding sequence ATGCCGAAAGCCAATCCACGTCACCCGAAATTCCCCATTCCGGGCGGCCCGGAGCTGCGTGCCAAGGGTTGGCGGCAGGAGGCGCTGCTGCGCCTGCTGGAAAACGTACTGTCGGTCGGCGAGGACCCGGACAATCTCGTCGTCTACGCAGCCCTCGGCAAGGCGGCGCGCAACTGGGCTGCGCATAAAGGCATCGTCAAGGCGCTAACCGAAATGGAAGAGGATCAGACGCTGCTGATCCAATCCGGCAAGCCGATCGGACTGGTGCGCACGCATGCGAAAGCGCCGCTGGTGATCATGGCGAACTGCAACATCGTCGGGCAATGGGCGAAAGCAGAAGTCTTTTATGAGCTGCAGCGCAAGGGCTTGATCTGTTGGGGTGGGCTTACCGCCGGCGCATGGCAATATATTGGCAGCCAGGGCGTCATTCAGGGCACCTATGAAATCTTCATGCGCATCGCCGAGCGCCGATTCGGCGGCGATCTCCTCGGTCGTTTCGTGCTGACCGCCGGCCTCGGCGGCATGGGCGGCGCGCAGCCTCTGGCTGGCCGCATGGCGGGTGCCGCCATCCTCTGCGTCGATATCGATGCGGAGCGGGCGAAAAAGCGCCAGCAGATCGGCTATCTCCAAGAGATCGCGCCGGACATCGATTCAGCCCTTGCGATGATCGATGCCGCGGTGAAGGAAAAGAGCGCGCTTTCCGTCGGCCTCGTCGGCAATGCGGCGGAGATCTATCCCGAGATCGCCCGGCGCGGCATCGTGCCCGATATCGTCACCGACCAGACCTCGGCCCACGATCTCGTCTATGGCTATGTGCCGAAGGGCATGAACCTACAACAGGTCAAGGATTTGCGCGATGATGGCCAGGGTCAGCTAATGGCAGCAAGCCGCGCTTCGATCGTCGAGCATGTGAAGGCCATGCTCGACTTCCAGAAAAAGGGGTCCGAAGTTTTCGACAACGGCAACCTGATCCGCACCCAGGCGAAGGAGGGAGGCGTCGCCAACGCCTTCGACATCCCGATCTTCACCGAGGCCTATCTGCGGCCGCTGTTTGCCCGCGCCATCGGTCCGTTCCGCTGGATGGCTCTTTCCGGCGAGGAAAGCGATATCGCCCGCATTGACGATCTGCTGCTCGAGATGTTCCCCGACAACAAGATCATCACCAACTGGATACGCCTCGCCCGCGAGCATGTGCCCTTCGAAGGCCTGCCGGCACGCATCGCCTGGCTTGGCCATGGCGAGCGCACGGAACTGGCACGCAGGGTCAACGAGCTGGTCGCGAGCGGCGAACTCAATGGCCCGATCGCCTTCTCGCGTGATCACCTCGATGCCGGCGCCATGGCACATCCAAACATCATGACGGAACGCATGAAGGACGGCTCCGACGCGATTGCCGACTGGCCGCTGATCGATGCCATGATGCTCTGCTCGTCGATGGCTGATCTCGTCGTCGTCCATTCCGGCGGCGGCGGCTATGCGGGCTATATGACGAGCTGCGGCGTTACCGTGGTCGCCGACGGCACGCCCGCCGCCGACGAACGGCTCGATCATGCCCTGACCAACGACACGGCGCTTGGCGTCATGCGCTATGCCGATGCCGGCTATGAGGAAGCGCTGGACGAAGTTGCGAAGAAGGATGTGCCCTATATCCGTCTCGGATAA
- the ubiE gene encoding bifunctional demethylmenaquinone methyltransferase/2-methoxy-6-polyprenyl-1,4-benzoquinol methylase UbiE has product MVESRTSAQGGMETSYGFREVADGEKQGLVNEVFHKVAKRYDIMNDVMSMGLHRAWKDAMIAALNPRKDPAYKVLDVAGGTGDIAFRIVEASNRLAHATVLDINGSMLTVGAERAAKKKLTDNLTFVEANAEELPFEPNSFDAYTIAFGIRNVPHIDVALKEAYRVLKRGGRLLVLEFSEVDLPLLDRVYDAWSFNAIPQFGKAITGDAEPYQYLVESIRKFPNQQDFATMIREAGFSRVSFTNYTGGIAALHSGWKL; this is encoded by the coding sequence ATGGTAGAAAGCCGCACCTCCGCCCAAGGCGGCATGGAAACATCCTATGGCTTCCGCGAAGTGGCCGATGGCGAGAAGCAGGGCCTTGTCAACGAGGTGTTCCACAAGGTCGCCAAGCGCTACGACATCATGAACGACGTCATGTCCATGGGCCTGCACCGGGCCTGGAAGGATGCGATGATCGCTGCGCTCAATCCGCGCAAGGACCCTGCCTACAAAGTTCTCGACGTCGCCGGCGGTACGGGCGACATCGCCTTCCGCATCGTCGAAGCCTCGAACCGGCTGGCGCATGCGACCGTGCTTGACATCAACGGCTCGATGCTTACCGTCGGCGCCGAGCGCGCGGCGAAGAAGAAGCTCACCGACAATCTCACCTTCGTCGAGGCCAATGCCGAGGAACTGCCCTTCGAGCCCAATTCCTTCGACGCCTATACGATTGCCTTTGGCATCCGCAACGTGCCGCATATCGATGTGGCACTGAAGGAAGCCTATCGTGTGCTGAAGCGCGGTGGCCGGCTGCTGGTGCTGGAATTTTCCGAAGTCGACCTGCCGCTGCTCGACCGTGTCTATGATGCCTGGTCCTTCAACGCCATTCCACAGTTCGGCAAGGCGATCACCGGCGATGCCGAACCCTATCAGTACCTGGTGGAATCGATCCGCAAATTTCCGAACCAGCAGGATTTCGCGACTATGATCCGCGAAGCCGGCTTTTCGCGTGTGAGCTTTACCAATTATACCGGCGGTATCGCCGCTCTGCACTCCGGCTGGAAGCTCTGA
- the ubiB gene encoding 2-polyprenylphenol 6-hydroxylase produces MSAFNAYFGLIRVGWVLVREGVVIALPSEGLPPSVSLAKSFVSIFARKRAKTQARSDRLAKAVERLGPSYVKIGQFLATRPDVVGVDMANDLSQLQDRMAFFPHAAAKAAIEGSLGRPLDDLYVSFDEPIAAASIAQVHPAEITTPEGRKRVAVKVIRPGVRQRFVNDITAMYLVAGLQERFMPSSRRLRPVEVTRTLEQTTKVEMDLRLEAAALSEIAENTEKDPGFRVPKVDWERTGRDVITMEWIDGVKMSDVEGLKAAGHDINVLADTLIQSFLRHTLRDGFFHADMHPGNLFVDAEGQIVAVDMGIVGRLGKKERRFLAEILFGFITRDYVRVAEVHFEAGYVPAHHNTESFAQAIRAIGEPIHGQPAETISMGKLLTLLFEVTELFDMETRPELVMLQKTMVVVEGVSRMLNPRFNMWKASEPVVGDWIRTNLGPKRIVTDLRDGLKAAVKLAEAAPEIAAKTEKFHHELLAMSETGLRFDPQTAEAIGKAEAKHSRSGRLALWIIALTLLYIAWHLS; encoded by the coding sequence ATGAGTGCTTTCAACGCATATTTCGGCCTTATCAGGGTCGGCTGGGTGCTGGTGCGCGAAGGCGTGGTGATCGCGCTTCCGTCCGAAGGATTGCCGCCCTCCGTCAGCCTTGCCAAGTCCTTTGTCAGCATTTTTGCCCGCAAACGCGCCAAGACCCAGGCGCGCAGCGATCGTCTGGCCAAGGCCGTCGAGCGCCTCGGACCTTCCTATGTGAAGATCGGCCAGTTCCTGGCGACGCGACCGGATGTCGTCGGCGTCGACATGGCCAACGATCTGTCGCAGCTGCAGGACCGCATGGCTTTCTTTCCGCACGCGGCGGCAAAGGCTGCGATCGAGGGTTCGCTCGGTCGCCCGCTCGACGACCTCTATGTAAGTTTTGACGAACCTATCGCCGCCGCTTCGATTGCGCAGGTGCATCCTGCCGAAATAACAACCCCGGAAGGCCGCAAGCGCGTTGCCGTCAAGGTAATCCGGCCCGGCGTTCGCCAGCGTTTCGTCAACGATATCACGGCGATGTATCTTGTCGCCGGTCTGCAGGAACGCTTCATGCCGTCAAGCCGCCGCTTGAGGCCCGTCGAAGTGACGCGGACCCTGGAGCAGACGACCAAGGTCGAGATGGATCTGCGACTGGAGGCGGCAGCACTTTCCGAGATCGCCGAAAACACCGAGAAGGATCCCGGCTTCCGCGTCCCCAAAGTCGATTGGGAGCGCACCGGCCGCGACGTCATCACCATGGAATGGATCGACGGCGTCAAGATGTCCGATGTCGAGGGGCTGAAAGCGGCGGGCCACGACATCAACGTGCTCGCTGACACGCTGATCCAATCCTTCCTGCGGCATACGCTGCGCGACGGATTCTTCCATGCCGACATGCATCCCGGCAATCTCTTCGTCGACGCCGAAGGGCAGATCGTCGCCGTCGACATGGGCATCGTCGGACGGCTCGGCAAAAAGGAACGGCGCTTCCTTGCCGAAATTCTCTTCGGCTTCATCACCCGCGACTATGTCAGGGTTGCCGAGGTGCATTTCGAAGCGGGCTACGTACCGGCGCATCACAATACCGAGAGTTTCGCGCAGGCGATCCGCGCCATCGGCGAGCCAATTCACGGCCAGCCGGCCGAAACGATCTCCATGGGCAAGCTGCTGACGCTGCTCTTCGAAGTGACCGAACTTTTCGATATGGAGACGCGGCCGGAACTGGTCATGCTGCAGAAGACCATGGTGGTGGTCGAGGGCGTGTCGCGCATGCTCAATCCGCGCTTCAATATGTGGAAAGCTTCGGAACCCGTCGTCGGTGACTGGATACGCACCAATCTCGGGCCTAAGCGCATTGTAACCGACCTGCGGGACGGTTTGAAAGCGGCCGTGAAACTCGCCGAAGCTGCCCCCGAAATCGCTGCCAAGACCGAGAAGTTCCATCACGAACTCCTCGCCATGAGCGAAACCGGCCTGCGCTTCGACCCGCAGACGGCAGAAGCGATCGGCAAGGCGGAAGCCAAGCACAGCCGTTCGGGACGCCTGGCGCTCTGGATCATCGCGCTCACGCTGCTTTATATTGCATGGCATTTGAGCTGA
- a CDS encoding TfoX/Sxy family protein, with translation MARDAGLEELLKEEIGQRPGLSEKTMFGGWAVLLNGNLLCGAREDGMLIRLGKGNDAWALEQPDIKPMLHGSREMQGWVRAGPEAYGNDMLRKRLLLAALNFVEGLPPK, from the coding sequence ATGGCACGCGACGCAGGTCTTGAGGAATTGCTGAAAGAAGAAATCGGGCAACGGCCGGGCCTCAGCGAAAAAACGATGTTCGGGGGCTGGGCCGTTCTGCTCAACGGCAACCTGCTTTGCGGCGCCCGCGAAGATGGGATGCTGATCCGGCTCGGCAAAGGCAATGACGCCTGGGCGCTGGAGCAGCCTGATATCAAACCGATGCTGCATGGCAGCCGCGAGATGCAGGGATGGGTGCGCGCCGGGCCGGAGGCTTATGGCAATGACATGCTGCGCAAGCGGCTGCTTTTGGCCGCGCTGAATTTCGTCGAAGGCCTCCCGCCAAAATAG
- a CDS encoding aromatic amino acid lyase, whose amino-acid sequence MERQKASIELTGQPLGFSDLVRIGAGVVMPTASETGLARVRTAREVLESTIQSGMPVYGSTTGVGAMKDVEWSPEDLDTFNLGLVRAHHFGTGAPFSMSIVRNAMAIRVNTALTGQVGCSPELIDAYLQLLHTDVIPVVRRTGSIGCADIGLMGQIGAVLTGVGEAVYHGRRMQAADAFAAAGISPVRMLPRDSLASLSVNAVSFAAAAETTRNAASSIRVLLATGMMAAGALGSSRDPWHAVRHVGTAREALIGAWLCKASEEWQWPVATHVQDPLSLRMIGQVFGAVIENLLAAGHKILAATGRSDDNPVIVDGRVMTSGGSLPLDVTILLEAAVICMAHAARNAFNRCVLLGNGQRRGLPVNLVPEGKIATGFGPIIKLAGEIFSRVLSMSNPVSAQSLVVAAGLEDEAAFLPLVIERFERQMRALKRLAALEALLSAQAIDILGDKPEGVARMLYDVVRKHADFYVVDRPLSAEVEAIEEELGSEAFVSEMIAHAPILAYDDFFALGSLERVEERLYRDAVAI is encoded by the coding sequence ATGGAGCGTCAGAAAGCCAGCATCGAACTCACCGGACAGCCCTTGGGCTTCAGCGATCTGGTGCGGATCGGCGCTGGTGTCGTGATGCCCACGGCATCGGAAACTGGCCTGGCGCGTGTGCGCACGGCGCGCGAGGTTCTTGAAAGCACGATCCAGTCCGGCATGCCCGTCTATGGCTCGACCACCGGCGTCGGAGCTATGAAGGATGTGGAATGGTCGCCAGAAGACCTCGACACCTTCAATCTCGGTCTGGTGCGTGCACACCATTTCGGCACCGGCGCGCCTTTTTCCATGTCCATCGTACGCAACGCCATGGCGATCCGCGTCAATACGGCGCTGACCGGCCAGGTCGGCTGCTCGCCGGAGCTGATCGACGCCTATCTTCAGCTGCTGCATACGGATGTCATTCCCGTCGTCCGCCGCACCGGTTCGATCGGCTGCGCCGATATCGGCCTCATGGGCCAGATCGGTGCAGTGCTGACTGGGGTCGGCGAGGCCGTCTATCACGGCCGGCGCATGCAGGCGGCCGATGCGTTTGCAGCGGCCGGCATCAGTCCGGTGAGGATGCTGCCGCGCGACAGCCTGGCCTCGCTCAGCGTCAATGCCGTCAGTTTCGCGGCGGCAGCCGAGACGACCCGCAATGCCGCCTCTTCTATCCGGGTGCTGCTCGCGACCGGCATGATGGCGGCTGGCGCCCTCGGTTCCTCGCGTGATCCCTGGCATGCTGTGCGCCACGTTGGCACGGCGCGTGAAGCCCTGATTGGCGCTTGGCTCTGCAAGGCCTCGGAAGAATGGCAATGGCCCGTCGCGACGCATGTGCAGGACCCCCTGAGCCTACGCATGATCGGCCAGGTCTTCGGCGCGGTGATCGAGAATCTCCTGGCCGCCGGCCACAAGATCCTGGCGGCGACCGGTCGCTCAGACGACAATCCCGTCATCGTCGACGGTCGCGTCATGACGTCAGGTGGCTCTCTGCCGCTCGATGTGACGATCCTGCTCGAGGCTGCGGTCATCTGCATGGCCCATGCAGCGCGCAATGCCTTCAATCGCTGCGTCCTGCTCGGCAATGGCCAGCGGCGCGGCCTGCCGGTCAATCTGGTGCCCGAAGGCAAAATCGCCACCGGCTTCGGCCCGATCATCAAGCTTGCCGGCGAAATCTTCTCGCGGGTGCTGTCCATGTCCAATCCGGTATCGGCGCAGTCGCTGGTGGTGGCCGCCGGCCTGGAGGACGAAGCTGCTTTCCTGCCGCTGGTCATCGAACGTTTCGAGCGGCAGATGCGTGCTCTGAAACGCCTTGCAGCGCTGGAAGCTCTACTCTCGGCGCAGGCGATCGACATTCTCGGCGACAAGCCGGAAGGCGTGGCTCGCATGCTCTACGACGTCGTGCGCAAACATGCAGACTTCTATGTGGTCGACCGGCCGCTTTCGGCTGAGGTCGAGGCCATCGAAGAGGAACTGGGCTCCGAGGCTTTCGTGTCCGAGATGATCGCCCATGCGCCGATCCTCGCCTACGATGATTTCTTCGCCCTCGGCTCGCTGGAGCGGGTCGAAGAGCGGCTTTATCGCGACGCTGTCGCGATCTGA
- a CDS encoding dihydroorotase, with product MADFDLVLQGTVVLPERIVEEGYVAVRDGKIVQIGVGTPPAARERHLLGKALILPGAIDAQVHSLSQRDQEDFIWSTRSAAAGGVTTIVDMPYDEGNLVCSAAAVKKKIDHASPQARVDFALYGTVDPEEGPARIREMVEAGVAAFKFSTFGTDPKRFPRIPPALLDACFAAIAPTGLTAGVHNEDDEAVRTYMDEVKASGITDYRAHGLSRPPITELLAMHTIFETGADTGCPAHVVHCSLGRGYDIARAYRRDGFEATVECCIHYLTLDEENDVKRLGGKAKINPPIRPRAEVETLWRKVAEGNVWLVSTDHVSWSENRKTNPDMLANASGVPGLEVMVPLFVKGALERGVPLTWAAKLMAENPAKHFRLDHIKGALTPGKDADIVVLEPRETVYDAASSGNNVVGWSPYNGIRLPWTVSAAYLRGKQIADGNKVLAEAGNGRFVRPLPRQIIAGEAL from the coding sequence ATGGCTGACTTCGATCTCGTTCTGCAGGGCACTGTGGTTCTGCCCGAACGTATCGTGGAGGAGGGTTATGTCGCCGTGCGTGACGGCAAGATCGTCCAGATCGGTGTCGGCACCCCACCCGCAGCGCGCGAACGGCATCTCCTCGGAAAAGCACTGATCCTGCCCGGCGCGATCGACGCACAGGTGCATTCCCTCTCCCAGAGGGATCAGGAGGACTTCATCTGGTCGACGCGCTCGGCAGCGGCGGGCGGCGTCACCACCATCGTCGACATGCCCTATGACGAGGGCAATCTCGTCTGTTCGGCGGCAGCCGTGAAGAAGAAGATCGACCATGCCTCGCCACAGGCGCGCGTCGACTTCGCGCTTTATGGCACGGTCGACCCGGAGGAAGGTCCCGCGCGTATCCGCGAAATGGTGGAGGCCGGCGTCGCCGCCTTCAAATTCTCGACTTTCGGCACGGACCCGAAGCGCTTCCCGCGCATCCCGCCCGCCCTGCTGGACGCCTGCTTCGCCGCGATCGCACCGACGGGACTGACGGCCGGCGTCCACAATGAGGATGACGAAGCGGTTCGGACCTATATGGATGAGGTCAAGGCCAGCGGCATCACCGATTACCGCGCGCACGGCCTGTCGCGGCCGCCGATCACCGAGCTGCTTGCCATGCACACGATCTTCGAGACCGGCGCGGATACCGGCTGTCCGGCGCATGTGGTGCATTGCTCGCTCGGCCGCGGCTACGATATTGCCCGCGCCTACCGTCGCGACGGCTTCGAGGCGACGGTGGAGTGCTGCATCCACTATCTGACGCTGGACGAGGAAAACGACGTGAAGCGCCTTGGCGGCAAGGCGAAGATCAATCCGCCGATCCGCCCGCGCGCCGAAGTGGAGACGCTGTGGCGCAAGGTGGCGGAAGGCAATGTCTGGCTGGTTTCGACCGATCATGTCAGTTGGTCTGAAAACCGCAAGACCAATCCGGACATGCTGGCGAATGCGTCGGGCGTGCCGGGGCTGGAAGTCATGGTGCCGCTCTTCGTCAAGGGCGCATTGGAACGAGGCGTGCCGCTCACCTGGGCGGCGAAGCTCATGGCGGAGAATCCTGCCAAGCATTTCCGCCTCGACCATATCAAGGGTGCGCTGACGCCGGGCAAGGACGCCGACATCGTCGTGCTGGAGCCACGCGAAACCGTCTATGACGCCGCTTCGAGCGGCAACAACGTCGTCGGCTGGAGCCCTTATAACGGCATCCGCCTGCCCTGGACGGTATCCGCCGCCTATCTGAGAGGCAAGCAGATTGCCGACGGAAACAAAGTGCTGGCCGAGGCGGGCAACGGTAGATTCGTCCGCCCGCTTCCTCGCCAGATCATTGCCGGAGAGGCCCTATAA
- a CDS encoding Zn-dependent hydrolase, which yields MNQSKRHNLPVNADRIAEDIDALAGITEPDHPWTRRAFSPLFLEGRAYIEARMKAAGLETRIDAGGNLIGRRAGAKPDLGTILVGSHSDTVPDGGRFDGIAGTIAALEVARSLKDRGIELDHDLEIVDFLAEEVSIFGVSCIGSRGMTGQIPEAWLSRTSGDRTLFQGITEVGGDPSVLLAQKRPDLAGFLELHIEQGPVLEAEHKDIGIVTAIAGITRIEITVEGRADHAGTTPMDRRADALVAASQLVLDIRSRAAEQAKTPGHFAATVGEFRIEPNAANVVPSKVVLLIDGRAEIRNDMEEFLAWIDGAVQQIAEAYGVTIKSPVRVSDNFPTPGAPILLETLERACDTVGAKHRRMASGAGHDTAWIAKVAPAAMIFVPCKEGRSHCAEEWAENDDIAMGAAVLFEAVRDMDKNLKQNRG from the coding sequence ATGAACCAATCAAAACGCCATAATCTGCCCGTCAACGCCGATCGTATCGCCGAAGATATCGACGCGCTTGCCGGGATCACCGAGCCTGATCACCCCTGGACGCGACGCGCTTTCTCGCCCCTGTTTCTGGAAGGCCGCGCTTACATCGAGGCGCGCATGAAGGCGGCCGGGTTGGAAACCCGCATCGATGCCGGTGGCAACCTGATCGGCCGGCGCGCAGGCGCCAAGCCCGACCTCGGCACGATCCTTGTCGGCTCGCATTCCGACACCGTTCCCGATGGCGGCCGGTTCGACGGCATCGCCGGCACAATTGCGGCGCTCGAAGTCGCGCGTTCCTTGAAGGATCGCGGCATCGAACTCGATCATGATCTGGAGATCGTCGATTTCCTGGCCGAGGAAGTCAGTATCTTCGGCGTATCCTGCATCGGCAGCCGCGGCATGACGGGGCAGATACCCGAGGCGTGGCTCAGCCGCACCAGTGGTGACCGCACGCTTTTCCAAGGCATTACCGAGGTCGGCGGCGACCCTTCGGTGCTGCTTGCCCAGAAGCGCCCGGATCTCGCAGGATTCCTGGAGCTGCACATCGAGCAGGGTCCAGTGCTCGAAGCGGAGCATAAGGATATTGGCATCGTCACCGCGATCGCCGGCATCACCCGCATCGAAATCACCGTCGAAGGCCGCGCCGACCATGCTGGCACGACGCCGATGGATCGGCGTGCGGATGCGCTGGTGGCCGCCTCGCAGCTCGTGCTCGACATCCGGAGCCGAGCGGCCGAGCAGGCAAAGACGCCGGGCCATTTCGCCGCCACCGTGGGCGAATTCCGCATCGAGCCGAATGCCGCCAATGTCGTACCGTCCAAAGTCGTGCTGCTGATCGACGGCCGCGCCGAAATCCGCAACGACATGGAAGAGTTCCTGGCCTGGATCGACGGTGCAGTGCAACAGATAGCCGAAGCTTACGGAGTGACCATCAAGTCGCCCGTGCGCGTCTCCGACAATTTTCCGACGCCGGGCGCTCCGATCCTGCTCGAGACGCTTGAACGCGCCTGCGATACAGTCGGCGCAAAGCATCGCCGCATGGCCTCCGGCGCCGGCCACGACACGGCCTGGATCGCCAAAGTCGCGCCTGCCGCCATGATCTTTGTACCCTGCAAAGAAGGCCGCAGCCATTGCGCCGAGGAATGGGCCGAGAATGACGACATCGCCATGGGCGCCGCAGTGCTCTTCGAAGCAGTGCGCGACATGGACAAGAACCTGAAACAGAACCGGGGGTAG
- the mutM gene encoding bifunctional DNA-formamidopyrimidine glycosylase/DNA-(apurinic or apyrimidinic site) lyase: protein MPELPEVETVRRGLAPSMEGALLAELELRRNDLRFPFPLGFSRLVSGRGITSLSRRAKYLLIDLDDGMTIISHLGMSGSFRIENETAADTPGEFHYPRSKDEKHDHVVFHLKGANGDARVIYNDPRRFGFMDIARRADLASHPSFRDLGPEPTGNELSADYLAERFSGKAQPLKSALLDQKNIAGLGNIYVCEALWRSHLSPLRAAGTLVTEAGKPKEELLLLVVAIREVIADAIAAGGSSLRDHIQTDGSLGYFQHSFSVYDREAEPCRTPGCGGTVARIVQAGRSSFYCASCQS from the coding sequence ATGCCGGAATTACCAGAGGTCGAAACCGTCAGGCGCGGGCTTGCGCCCTCGATGGAAGGCGCGCTGCTTGCCGAACTCGAGTTGCGCCGCAACGACTTGCGCTTTCCCTTTCCGCTTGGGTTTTCGCGTCTGGTTTCCGGCCGCGGCATCACGTCGCTGTCGCGACGCGCGAAATATCTTCTGATCGATCTCGATGATGGCATGACGATCATATCGCATCTCGGCATGTCCGGCTCGTTCCGCATCGAGAATGAAACGGCTGCCGATACGCCGGGTGAATTCCATTATCCACGCTCCAAAGACGAGAAGCATGATCATGTCGTCTTCCATTTGAAGGGCGCCAACGGCGATGCGCGCGTCATCTACAATGATCCGCGCCGCTTCGGTTTCATGGACATCGCCCGGCGTGCCGATCTCGCCAGCCATCCGTCCTTCCGCGATCTTGGTCCCGAGCCGACCGGCAATGAACTGAGCGCCGACTATCTCGCCGAACGCTTCTCGGGCAAGGCACAGCCGCTGAAGAGCGCGCTGCTCGACCAGAAGAATATTGCCGGCCTCGGCAATATTTATGTGTGCGAGGCACTGTGGCGTTCGCATCTGTCGCCGCTGCGCGCCGCCGGCACATTGGTGACCGAAGCCGGCAAGCCGAAAGAGGAATTGCTGCTGCTGGTCGTCGCGATCCGTGAGGTCATCGCCGATGCAATCGCCGCCGGTGGTTCGTCATTGCGTGACCATATCCAGACGGATGGTTCGCTCGGCTATTTCCAGCATTCATTTTCCGTCTACGATCGCGAGGCTGAGCCTTGCAGGACGCCCGGCTGCGGCGGTACGGTCGCCCGCATCGTCCAGGCGGGGCGCTCTTCTTTCTATTGCGCCTCCTGCCAGAGCTAA